The Henningerozyma blattae CBS 6284 chromosome 7, complete genome region TTTTCAGTTACCAATTGAAGATAAATCGGAAAACTCTGGAGATACAGATGGGaaacaaattaatgaaGTTCACAATTATCAATGGAAATGGGTAGATCCATGTTGGAAATTAGATCTGACGAACGATGGGATCATTGAAGATTGTCCAATAAAGACTGTAAATGATCCAGGAGACAACGATGGTTTTATATATTACGATAATGCATGGAATAAACCTAGTGTTGAAGATTCTTATTCTAAATATACCAGAAGAAGGAGATGGGTAAGAACTGCTGAACTTACTAATGAGGTTGAATAAGTATGGAATACAAATAGGTGAATAAGTTATTAAtgcaaaataatatagaaaaagtcttaaatttttataaaaattgtgTAAAACTGCACCAAATGCGTTAGTAACTCAGTAAGGAAAGATATTTAACtaatttaaatagaatGATACTATATATTCGTAGGAGTAAAAAAGCGTTCGATGAATCAATAGTTATTAAATGCCTAGTACACATATAAAAAGCCTTAAATCAATATACATGTatataagaaattataaaagTGTTCGGtttaaagttaaaaagagaaaacTGATGGATATATGATTAAAAtacttcaattttttttaattaactTATAACTTGTTAACCTTTAAAGTTGGTGGTAAAGATTGCATCAACTTCTTAGCCTTACCAGCATCGTTAACGACTAAGGTGTATAAGTATCTGGAACCTCTAACCTTGAACTTGGTTTGTCTGAATTGCTTGCCAGATTTATTCAACTTCTTGTTGATTTTAATGGTAGCAGTCTTAACGTCAGCTCTTCTGGtcaattccaaaaattGCTTAATATCGGTAATTTCTCTGGCCATTTTTAAACTATTTGGTATGAGTTATTCGAcgtttttgaaaataagtagtacaacaaaaaagacaattttaataacgatattttaattgagTGTAATacctatttttttttaccgCCAAGGCCATTAATTTgcaatattttttggtaGGTCTCTAGCTGGATTTTGCAAAATTCCACTTTACGAACATGATAATTTTCACGGTTCTCGGTATCCCAATTTCATTTTAGGATTAGAAAACAGAGGACGCAACTTTATATTGTGTAAAATT contains the following coding sequences:
- the RPL38 gene encoding 60S ribosomal protein eL38 (similar to Saccharomyces cerevisiae RPL38 (YLR325C); ancestral locus Anc_4.141), which produces MAREITDIKQFLELTRRADVKTATIKINKKLNKSGKQFRQTKFKVRGSRYLYTLVVNDAGKAKKLMQSLPPTLKVNKL